In one Desulfoferula mesophila genomic region, the following are encoded:
- a CDS encoding OadG family transporter subunit: protein MQPPPVDWGQAFSIVGGGLLVVFLIMSLLALATSLMGKIFTAREAKKKAAAAAQKEA from the coding sequence ATGCAACCACCACCGGTTGACTGGGGACAGGCCTTCAGTATCGTGGGCGGAGGGCTCCTGGTCGTGTTCCTGATCATGTCGCTGCTGGCCTTGGCCACCAGCCTGATGGGCAAAATCTTCACCGCGCGCGAGGCCAAGAAAAAGGCCGCCGCGGCCGCCCAAAAGGAGGCCTAG
- a CDS encoding CaiB/BaiF CoA transferase family protein, whose product MAASTGILEGVRVLEFGWAVAGPLTASWAAGYGAEVIKVETRTRPDIIRSFTPFKDGKQGLDNSHFFARENAGKKSVSLNLKHPRGREVALRLAAHCDVVVENYTAGVMAKLGLAYDDLVRVRPDLIMISSCMYGQTGELSTMPGYGMPLTALCGLTHLAGWPDRAPCGPYGAHTDYVVPRLNLLAVAAALDYRRRTGRGVYMDASQLEAGAQFMAPALLEAALTGTSPTRQGNRDPQAAPHGVYPCAGEDRWVAISVRDDGQWQGLVRAMGAPAWALAPELDHREGRLARAEELDHRLAEWTRPQAARAVMELLQGLGVPAGAANDGRDLGQDPQLIHDGYYARREHPTMGLVDYAGHSLVFSAAPQRVERSPCLGEHTRELCLGLLAMDEAEYARLEQEGALE is encoded by the coding sequence ATGGCGGCTTCCACGGGCATATTGGAGGGGGTGCGCGTCCTGGAGTTCGGCTGGGCGGTGGCCGGGCCTCTCACCGCCTCCTGGGCGGCGGGTTACGGGGCCGAGGTGATCAAGGTGGAGACCCGCACCCGCCCCGACATTATCCGTTCCTTTACCCCCTTCAAGGACGGCAAGCAGGGGCTGGACAACTCCCATTTCTTCGCCCGGGAAAACGCGGGCAAAAAGAGTGTCTCCCTGAATCTGAAGCATCCCCGCGGCCGGGAGGTGGCCCTGCGCCTGGCGGCCCATTGCGACGTGGTGGTGGAGAACTACACCGCCGGGGTCATGGCCAAGCTGGGGCTGGCCTATGACGACCTGGTGCGGGTGCGGCCCGATTTGATCATGATCTCCTCGTGCATGTACGGCCAGACCGGCGAGCTGTCCACCATGCCCGGTTATGGCATGCCCCTGACCGCCCTGTGCGGCCTGACCCATCTGGCCGGCTGGCCGGACCGCGCGCCCTGCGGCCCCTACGGGGCCCACACCGACTACGTGGTGCCCCGGCTCAACCTGCTGGCCGTGGCCGCGGCCTTGGACTACCGGAGGCGAACCGGCCGGGGGGTGTACATGGACGCCTCGCAGTTGGAGGCCGGAGCCCAGTTCATGGCCCCGGCCCTGCTGGAGGCCGCCCTCACCGGCACCTCGCCCACCCGCCAAGGCAACCGCGACCCCCAGGCCGCGCCCCACGGGGTCTACCCCTGCGCCGGCGAGGACCGCTGGGTGGCCATCAGCGTGCGGGACGACGGGCAGTGGCAAGGCCTGGTGCGGGCCATGGGCGCCCCGGCCTGGGCCCTGGCTCCGGAGCTGGACCACCGCGAGGGCCGCCTGGCCCGGGCCGAGGAACTGGACCACCGCCTGGCCGAATGGACCCGGCCCCAAGCGGCCCGGGCGGTGATGGAGCTTTTGCAGGGCCTGGGGGTGCCCGCCGGGGCGGCCAACGACGGCCGCGACCTGGGGCAAGACCCCCAGTTAATCCACGACGGCTATTACGCCCGGCGGGAGCACCCCACCATGGGCCTGGTGGACTACGCGGGCCACTCCTTGGTTTTTTCCGCTGCGCCCCAGCGGGTGGAGCGCTCCCCCTGCCTGGGCGAGCACACCAGGGAGCTATGCCTGGGCCTGTTGGCCATGGATGAGGCGGAGTACGCGCGCCTGGAGCAAGAGGGGGCCTTAGAGTAG
- a CDS encoding sodium ion-translocating decarboxylase subunit beta, whose amino-acid sequence MSWIAYHEGVLKILGIQVGFGNLDLPHIIMILVGLGFIALAIIKEWEPYELLPIGAGMILANLPLTGLTSQPEPGMQPGMAGVLGIILKYGLYTWTILPQFIFFGIGALTDFSPLIANPRAFLLGAAAQVGIYTSFLGALAVGLVWPDWGFSLKEACSIGIIGGADGPTTIYTTGLLAPDIMGITATAAYSYMAMVAIIQPPIIKLLTSKAERSVFMKPTLRPVSRIERILFPIVAMLLIILIIPKSAPLVGFLLLGNLFRESGVVERLSNTAQNELINIITILLMLGIGASMPADRVMDPRTLLVLFLGLAAFCVGTGAGVIFGKIMAKISKEPFNPMLGAAGVSAVPMSARIVHHLGQKNNKKNFLLMHAMGPNVAGVIGSAVAGGYFLGLFINF is encoded by the coding sequence ATGAGTTGGATCGCTTATCACGAGGGAGTGCTCAAGATACTGGGCATCCAGGTGGGCTTCGGCAACCTGGACCTGCCCCATATCATCATGATCCTGGTGGGCCTGGGCTTCATCGCCCTGGCCATCATCAAGGAGTGGGAACCCTACGAGCTTCTACCCATCGGCGCGGGCATGATCCTGGCCAACCTGCCGCTGACCGGCCTGACCAGCCAGCCGGAACCGGGAATGCAGCCGGGCATGGCCGGGGTGTTGGGCATCATCCTCAAGTACGGGCTCTACACCTGGACCATCCTGCCCCAGTTCATCTTCTTCGGCATCGGGGCGCTCACCGACTTCAGCCCCCTGATCGCCAATCCCCGGGCCTTCCTGTTGGGCGCGGCGGCCCAGGTGGGCATCTACACCAGCTTCCTGGGGGCCCTGGCCGTGGGTCTGGTGTGGCCCGACTGGGGCTTCTCGCTCAAGGAGGCCTGCTCCATAGGCATCATCGGCGGGGCGGACGGCCCCACCACCATTTACACCACCGGGCTCCTGGCCCCGGACATCATGGGCATCACCGCCACGGCGGCTTATTCCTACATGGCCATGGTGGCCATCATCCAGCCGCCCATCATCAAGCTGTTGACCTCCAAGGCCGAACGCTCCGTGTTCATGAAGCCCACCCTGCGTCCGGTGAGCCGCATTGAGCGGATCCTGTTCCCCATCGTGGCCATGCTGCTCATCATCCTGATCATCCCCAAGAGCGCCCCCCTGGTGGGCTTCCTCTTGCTGGGCAACCTGTTCCGCGAGTCCGGGGTGGTGGAGCGCCTTTCCAACACCGCCCAGAACGAGCTGATCAACATCATCACCATCCTGCTCATGTTGGGCATCGGTGCCTCCATGCCGGCCGACCGGGTCATGGACCCGCGCACCCTGTTGGTGCTGTTCCTGGGCCTGGCCGCCTTCTGCGTGGGCACCGGGGCCGGGGTCATCTTCGGCAAGATCATGGCCAAGATATCCAAGGAGCCCTTCAACCCCATGCTGGGCGCGGCCGGTGTTTCGGCCGTCCCCATGAGCGCGCGCATCGTGCATCACCTGGGCCAGAAGAACAACAAGAAGAACTTCCTGTTGATGCACGCCATGGGCCCCAACGTGGCCGGCGTCATCGGCTCGGCGGTGGCCGGTGGTTACTTCCTGGGCCTGTTCATCAACTTCTGA
- a CDS encoding CaiB/BaiF CoA transferase family protein codes for MSQAQRAEPRPGPEPGFLTGYRVLELGGQESLFAGKLLADLGATVIKVEPPDGDPARLLGPLAPGVAAPEASLLWQSLNTGKQGVTLDLGRRQGRELFLRLAVTADVVIEGPGPGGLAELGLGYETLCQARPELILVSITPFGDSGPYRDYAADDLVIWALSGLLYICGDPDRPPVRISLPQCWLHAGADAATGAALALFHRGRTGRGQRVVVSAMRSLERAAYSSRILWDAMGKVMRRQGGGLPIQPLGTTLPIVWPCADGHVVFYIFGGQMGMISNPALAAWMDEEGLAPEEMKSLDWPSLDLGRMPQEEADRRLVEPVAAFFARHTQAELWEQGVRRRVMVYPINDAAGVLADAHLAQRGFWVKMAHPAHAQELTLPGPFVRTEEGLCRVRGPAPTLGRHNGEVYAALGLDQAGLAAMGREGVI; via the coding sequence GTGTCGCAAGCGCAAAGGGCGGAGCCCCGCCCTGGGCCGGAGCCGGGTTTTTTGACCGGCTACCGGGTGTTGGAATTGGGCGGCCAGGAGAGCCTGTTCGCGGGCAAGCTCTTGGCCGACCTGGGGGCCACGGTCATCAAGGTGGAGCCGCCGGACGGCGACCCCGCGCGCCTGCTGGGGCCCCTCGCCCCAGGGGTGGCGGCCCCAGAGGCGAGCCTGTTGTGGCAGTCGCTCAACACCGGCAAGCAGGGCGTCACCCTGGACCTGGGGCGGCGGCAGGGCCGGGAGCTGTTTCTTCGGCTGGCGGTCACGGCCGACGTGGTGATCGAGGGCCCGGGGCCCGGCGGCCTGGCGGAGCTGGGCCTGGGCTATGAGACGCTATGCCAGGCGCGGCCCGAGCTGATCCTGGTGTCCATCACTCCCTTTGGCGACAGCGGCCCCTACCGGGACTACGCGGCGGACGACCTGGTGATCTGGGCCTTGTCCGGCCTGCTCTACATCTGCGGCGACCCGGACCGCCCCCCGGTGCGCATCAGCCTGCCCCAATGCTGGCTGCACGCCGGGGCCGACGCGGCCACCGGGGCGGCCCTGGCCCTGTTCCACCGGGGGCGCACCGGCCGGGGCCAGCGGGTGGTGGTCTCGGCCATGCGGTCCCTGGAGCGGGCGGCCTACTCCTCGCGCATCCTGTGGGACGCCATGGGCAAGGTCATGCGCCGCCAGGGCGGCGGCCTGCCCATCCAGCCTTTGGGAACCACCCTGCCCATCGTGTGGCCCTGCGCCGACGGCCACGTGGTGTTCTACATCTTCGGCGGGCAGATGGGGATGATCAGCAACCCGGCCCTGGCCGCCTGGATGGACGAGGAGGGCCTGGCCCCGGAAGAAATGAAGAGCCTGGACTGGCCCAGCCTGGACCTGGGCCGCATGCCCCAAGAGGAGGCGGATCGGCGCCTGGTGGAGCCGGTGGCTGCCTTTTTCGCCCGCCACACCCAGGCCGAGCTTTGGGAACAAGGGGTGCGGCGGCGGGTCATGGTCTACCCGATCAACGACGCCGCCGGGGTCTTGGCCGACGCCCACCTGGCCCAGCGGGGCTTTTGGGTGAAAATGGCCCACCCCGCCCATGCCCAGGAACTGACCCTGCCCGGCCCCTTTGTGCGGACCGAGGAGGGGCTGTGCCGAGTGCGCGGCCCGGCCCCCACCCTGGGCCGGCACAATGGCGAGGTCTACGCCGCCTTGGGCCTGGACCAGGCCGGCCTGGCCGCCATGGGCCGGGAAGGGGTGATATAG
- a CDS encoding carbon-nitrogen hydrolase family protein, with amino-acid sequence MRISLVQINFDPEDVAGHIARLKRIITQERASDLIVFPELILHGHPSQMKPEGFLYRKVEVALSHASGEIRRHVKKCGARVVLGELKREGDEFLNLATYVDAQGAKSYAKAHVHWTENFRPGGRLKVFSTPVGRLGLNICYDSAFDEVWRVLALNGARLVVNISAVPAHFPVPYMRRRMQGAAIFNQYFVVYVNRPGPVFSGGSAVYDPHGDELLALGGGDEVARVDIDLAETERWREEEVIFPNRRPHLYRRVASRNKEVPGPKKEPHLKAVG; translated from the coding sequence ATGCGCATAAGCCTGGTTCAAATAAACTTCGACCCCGAGGACGTGGCCGGCCACATCGCGCGGCTCAAGCGGATCATCACCCAGGAGCGCGCCAGCGATTTGATCGTGTTCCCCGAGCTGATCCTGCACGGCCACCCCTCGCAGATGAAGCCCGAGGGCTTCCTCTACCGCAAGGTGGAGGTGGCCCTGTCCCACGCCTCCGGGGAGATCCGCCGTCATGTAAAGAAGTGCGGGGCCAGGGTGGTGTTGGGCGAGCTCAAGCGCGAGGGCGACGAGTTTTTGAACCTGGCCACCTATGTGGACGCGCAGGGGGCCAAGAGCTACGCCAAGGCCCACGTGCACTGGACCGAGAACTTCCGCCCGGGCGGCCGGCTCAAGGTGTTCAGCACCCCGGTGGGCCGCCTGGGCCTCAACATCTGCTACGACTCGGCCTTTGACGAGGTGTGGCGGGTATTGGCCCTGAACGGGGCCCGCCTGGTGGTGAACATCTCGGCGGTGCCCGCCCACTTCCCGGTGCCCTACATGCGCCGGCGCATGCAAGGCGCGGCGATATTCAACCAATACTTCGTGGTCTACGTGAACCGCCCCGGCCCGGTGTTTTCCGGGGGCAGCGCGGTGTACGACCCCCACGGCGACGAGCTTTTGGCCCTGGGCGGCGGCGATGAGGTGGCTCGGGTGGATATCGATTTGGCTGAGACGGAGCGCTGGCGGGAGGAGGAGGTCATCTTCCCCAACCGCCGCCCCCACCTCTACCGCCGGGTGGCCAGCCGCAACAAGGAGGTTCCCGGCCCCAAGAAGGAGCCCCATCTCAAGGCGGTGGGTTGA
- a CDS encoding asparagine synthetase B family protein: MCTICGHYVQGGHICSSDIYDMLKKMDHRGPDTHGIYLDQQTHRARQVDDLRDELTSDSHIALGHSRLSIVGREQSTQPYVSCDGRLSLIHNGEIYNYQKLRTLLYQEHDIKTTSDSEVIVHLLEESYRGDLLDAVQQIVGLLDGMYALAVTDGKSVVVARDPIGKKPIYYIQNGPATYFASEKKALWNGRDEPVRLNPGELLCIDDQGPRVEGGYRLEVPQIDIVDFRQAVEEYKKVLTRSVSKRLTGLTESTLGVIFSGGIDSVLVANLLMREGKNIVCYCTGTADSADVQAAEAVAKDLGLELKTSIIDEATVEALLPEVIENVEESGLLQVEVAIPMYLAAKLAAADGIRVMYTGQAADELFAGYPWYNDVLAEHGYLRLHEKLWDDINMLYSDTLEREDKLTMAHSIELRAPYLDRDVILTAMRISPRLKLEGAEDNLRKRVHRQASAELGVPPYLAFRTKDPAQSGSGIHQIIQNIAAAKAGVVEEKMVDKNIARDKGSLYRYGDEYEHYGESRARFYLQRIEDDIRKRFIPPFLSCERPQAPAA; the protein is encoded by the coding sequence GTGTGCACCATCTGCGGACACTACGTCCAAGGAGGCCACATCTGTTCCAGCGACATTTACGACATGCTCAAAAAAATGGATCACCGGGGGCCCGACACCCACGGGATCTACCTGGACCAGCAGACCCACCGGGCCCGCCAGGTGGACGATTTGCGCGATGAGCTTACCAGCGACTCGCACATCGCCCTGGGACACTCCCGCCTGAGCATCGTGGGCCGGGAACAAAGCACCCAGCCCTACGTCTCCTGCGACGGCCGGCTGTCCCTGATCCACAACGGCGAGATCTACAACTATCAGAAGCTGCGCACCCTGCTCTACCAGGAGCACGACATCAAGACCACCAGCGATTCCGAGGTGATAGTGCACCTGCTGGAGGAGTCCTACCGAGGCGACCTGTTGGACGCGGTTCAGCAGATCGTGGGGCTGTTGGACGGCATGTACGCCCTGGCGGTCACGGACGGCAAATCGGTGGTGGTGGCCCGCGACCCCATCGGTAAAAAGCCCATTTATTACATCCAAAACGGCCCGGCCACCTACTTCGCCTCGGAGAAAAAGGCGCTGTGGAACGGCCGGGACGAACCGGTGCGTCTCAACCCCGGCGAACTGTTGTGCATCGACGACCAGGGCCCCAGGGTGGAGGGCGGCTACCGCCTGGAGGTGCCCCAGATCGACATCGTGGACTTCCGCCAGGCGGTGGAGGAGTACAAGAAGGTGCTCACCCGCTCGGTGTCCAAGCGCCTGACCGGGCTTACCGAGTCCACCCTGGGGGTGATCTTCTCCGGAGGCATCGACAGCGTGCTGGTGGCCAACCTGCTGATGCGCGAGGGCAAGAACATCGTGTGCTATTGCACTGGCACCGCCGACAGCGCCGACGTGCAGGCCGCCGAGGCGGTGGCCAAGGATCTGGGCCTGGAGCTGAAGACCTCCATCATCGACGAGGCAACGGTGGAGGCGCTGTTGCCCGAGGTGATCGAAAACGTGGAGGAGAGCGGCCTGTTGCAGGTGGAGGTGGCCATACCCATGTACCTGGCGGCCAAGCTGGCCGCGGCCGACGGCATCCGGGTGATGTACACCGGCCAGGCGGCGGACGAGCTGTTCGCGGGCTATCCCTGGTACAACGACGTGTTGGCCGAGCACGGCTATCTGCGCCTGCACGAGAAGCTCTGGGACGACATCAACATGCTCTACTCCGACACCCTGGAGCGCGAGGACAAGCTGACCATGGCCCACAGCATCGAGCTTCGGGCCCCCTACCTGGACCGCGACGTGATCCTCACCGCCATGCGCATCTCGCCGCGCCTCAAGCTGGAGGGCGCCGAGGACAACCTGCGCAAGCGGGTGCACCGCCAGGCCTCGGCCGAGCTGGGAGTGCCGCCCTACCTGGCCTTCCGCACCAAGGACCCGGCCCAGTCCGGCTCGGGCATCCACCAGATCATCCAAAACATCGCCGCCGCCAAGGCCGGGGTGGTGGAGGAAAAGATGGTGGACAAGAACATCGCCCGGGACAAGGGCAGCCTCTACCGCTACGGCGACGAGTACGAGCACTACGGCGAAAGCCGGGCCCGCTTTTATTTGCAGCGCATCGAGGACGACATAAGGAAGCGCTTCATCCCGCCCTTCTTGAGCTGCGAACGCCCCCAGGCCCCGGCGGCATAG
- a CDS encoding GGDEF domain-containing protein has protein sequence MRTEDHKETARFAIRNKKDVVRATVLVAMVSVLGSWVVTVPMLLLAGKYSLGDLGVGMLISTMAPLLVAPPVAYKVFSLMLDLVDSRREIQRLSRTDDLTQTYNRRYFMDMARREFSLAARHGHPVSLLLIDLDGFKQINDSLGHLAGDKALYACADIIRRTTRRDDMVGRFGGDEFMVLAPYSDLESAASLADRIRRALVATDLVLGGKVLSFGASIGVVSNQGHEGDADDLLRRADQALYRAKASGGGRVELAA, from the coding sequence GTGAGAACCGAAGATCACAAGGAAACGGCTCGTTTCGCCATAAGAAATAAAAAGGACGTGGTCAGGGCCACCGTTTTGGTAGCCATGGTTTCGGTCCTGGGTTCTTGGGTGGTCACGGTCCCAATGTTGCTCTTGGCCGGCAAATACTCCTTGGGTGACTTGGGCGTGGGCATGCTCATCAGCACCATGGCGCCCCTTTTGGTGGCCCCGCCGGTGGCCTACAAGGTGTTCAGCCTGATGCTGGACTTGGTGGATTCCCGCCGGGAGATCCAGCGTCTGTCGCGTACCGACGACCTCACCCAGACCTACAACCGCCGCTACTTCATGGATATGGCCCGCCGGGAATTTTCCCTGGCCGCCAGGCATGGCCACCCGGTTTCCCTGTTGCTCATCGATCTGGACGGTTTCAAACAAATCAACGACAGCCTGGGGCATCTGGCCGGTGACAAGGCCCTGTACGCCTGCGCGGATATCATTCGCCGCACCACCCGCCGGGACGACATGGTGGGTCGCTTCGGCGGGGACGAGTTCATGGTGCTGGCCCCCTACAGCGACCTGGAGAGCGCGGCCAGCCTGGCGGATCGGATTCGGCGGGCCCTGGTCGCCACCGACCTGGTGCTGGGCGGAAAGGTGTTGAGCTTCGGGGCCAGTATCGGGGTGGTGAGCAATCAGGGCCACGAAGGCGACGCGGACGATCTGCTGCGCCGGGCCGACCAGGCCCTGTATCGCGCCAAGGCCAGCGGCGGCGGCCGCGTCGAGTTGGCCGCCTAG
- a CDS encoding methylated-DNA--[protein]-cysteine S-methyltransferase has protein sequence MSELELFSLKTPLGTVRGAMGPRGLVALTLRQDQGEYLEKLLTKRAPGAKRKRVAAKSCEAARQLTAYFKSPQAPLDLPLDLEGLTPFTQAVLLSLKDIPPGQTLTYGQVAEIVGRPRAPRAVGQALHNNPLPLFLACHRVIGADGGLTGFGSGLPAKKALLAWEAGENPWN, from the coding sequence ATGAGCGAGCTGGAGCTTTTCAGTTTGAAGACCCCCCTGGGAACCGTACGGGGGGCGATGGGGCCCCGGGGCCTGGTGGCCCTGACCCTGCGGCAAGACCAAGGGGAATATCTGGAGAAGCTTCTGACCAAGCGCGCCCCGGGGGCCAAGCGCAAGCGGGTGGCCGCTAAATCCTGCGAGGCGGCACGGCAGCTTACGGCCTACTTCAAGAGCCCCCAGGCTCCCCTGGACCTCCCCCTGGACCTGGAGGGGCTCACCCCCTTTACCCAGGCGGTGCTGTTGAGCCTCAAGGACATTCCCCCCGGCCAGACCCTTACCTACGGCCAGGTGGCCGAGATCGTGGGGCGCCCCCGGGCCCCCCGGGCGGTGGGCCAGGCCCTGCACAACAACCCCCTGCCCCTGTTTTTGGCCTGTCACCGGGTCATAGGGGCCGACGGCGGCCTGACCGGCTTCGGCTCCGGTCTGCCCGCCAAAAAGGCGCTACTGGCTTGGGAGGCTGGGGAAAACCCCTGGAATTAG
- a CDS encoding DUF3047 domain-containing protein, translating to MRRWALVALLLGAALALGAAAGVVVVGRFSAGDLAGWEPKEFKGLTTYTLVSEDGRQVLRAVSQKSASALIKEIEADPAKTPMLAWSWKIEGVLPQGDGRSKAGDDFAARVYVVFPSFFFWNTRAINYVWANKLPVDSFWPNAFAGNNVMMLAVNSGDGQAGQWVSHRRDLAADFRRCFGEEPPAIGAIAVMTDSDNTGGRAVAYYGDITLEPR from the coding sequence GTGAGACGCTGGGCCCTGGTTGCCCTGCTGCTTGGCGCCGCCCTGGCCCTGGGCGCGGCGGCGGGGGTGGTTGTGGTGGGCCGTTTCAGCGCGGGCGATTTGGCCGGCTGGGAGCCCAAGGAGTTCAAGGGACTCACCACCTACACCCTGGTGAGCGAGGACGGCCGCCAGGTGCTCCGGGCGGTGAGCCAGAAGAGCGCCTCGGCCCTTATAAAGGAAATCGAGGCCGACCCGGCCAAGACCCCCATGCTGGCGTGGTCCTGGAAGATCGAGGGCGTCCTGCCCCAGGGGGACGGCCGCAGCAAGGCGGGCGACGACTTCGCGGCCCGGGTCTACGTGGTGTTCCCCTCCTTTTTCTTTTGGAACACTCGGGCCATCAATTACGTATGGGCCAACAAGCTGCCGGTGGACAGCTTTTGGCCCAACGCCTTTGCGGGCAACAACGTCATGATGCTGGCCGTGAACAGCGGCGACGGCCAGGCCGGGCAGTGGGTGAGCCACCGCCGGGACCTGGCCGCCGATTTTCGCCGTTGCTTCGGCGAGGAGCCGCCGGCCATCGGGGCCATCGCGGTGATGACCGACAGCGACAACACCGGGGGTAGGGCGGTGGCCTATTACGGCGACATCACCCTGGAGCCCAGATAG
- the lepA gene encoding translation elongation factor 4: MADKAHTRNFSIIAHIDHGKSTLADRLIQLCGVVSERDFQDQMLDSLYLERERGITIKSQAITLPYTAADGEEYELNLIDTPGHVDFSYEVSRALASAEGVLLVVDASQGVEAQTLANLYMALEHDLEVVPVINKIDLISADVPEARRQISDELGLDGDEAVAVSAKTGENVPAVLEAVVRLLPAPTGDPAAPLQALIFDAQYDPYRGTVIFVRVMQGTLRQGQTIHFMHGGTDYRVEEVGVMQVKRIAKKELRAGQVGYVVAGVKTVADTNIGDTITDAERPAAEPLPGFREAKPVVFSSIYPVATDDYPDLADALEKLKLNDASLIYQKDSSQALGFGFRCGFLGLLHLEVVQERLEREFGLSLILTTPSVRYNIFLHDGTQLEIENPAYYPDPAGIDYCEEPFVRASILMPERYIGAVMPLCLDRRGENTNLNYPNPGRVELSVDLPLAEVIYDFYDKLKTVTQGYGSFDYEMIGYRRSDLVRLDILVNGEKVDALSMLVHSEKARPRALHAVNKLKDTIPRQQFKIAIQGAIGSKIIARSTVNAYRKDVTSKCYGGDVSRKRKLLEKQKAGKKRMKLVGNVPIPQKAFLAVLQSDTDD; the protein is encoded by the coding sequence GTGGCGGACAAGGCCCATACCCGCAATTTCTCCATCATCGCCCACATCGACCATGGCAAATCCACCCTGGCCGACCGGCTCATCCAACTCTGCGGGGTGGTGAGCGAGCGGGACTTCCAGGACCAGATGCTCGACAGCCTCTACCTGGAGCGTGAGCGGGGCATCACCATCAAGAGCCAGGCCATAACCCTGCCCTACACCGCCGCCGACGGCGAGGAGTACGAGCTGAACCTCATCGACACGCCCGGCCACGTGGACTTCTCCTACGAGGTGAGCCGGGCCCTGGCCTCGGCCGAGGGGGTGCTTTTGGTGGTGGACGCCTCCCAAGGGGTGGAGGCCCAGACCCTGGCCAACCTGTACATGGCCCTGGAGCACGACCTGGAGGTGGTGCCGGTCATCAACAAGATCGACCTCATCAGCGCCGACGTGCCCGAGGCCCGCCGCCAGATCAGCGACGAGCTGGGCCTGGACGGCGACGAGGCCGTGGCGGTCTCGGCCAAGACCGGCGAAAACGTGCCCGCGGTGCTGGAGGCGGTGGTCAGGCTGTTGCCCGCGCCCACCGGCGACCCCGCCGCGCCCTTGCAGGCCTTGATCTTCGACGCCCAGTACGACCCCTATCGGGGCACAGTGATCTTCGTGCGGGTGATGCAGGGTACCCTGCGCCAGGGCCAGACCATCCACTTCATGCACGGCGGGACCGACTACCGGGTGGAAGAGGTGGGGGTGATGCAGGTAAAGCGCATCGCCAAGAAGGAGCTCAGGGCCGGTCAGGTGGGCTACGTGGTGGCCGGGGTCAAGACCGTGGCCGACACCAACATCGGCGACACCATCACCGATGCCGAGCGCCCGGCGGCCGAACCCCTGCCCGGCTTCCGCGAGGCCAAGCCGGTGGTGTTTTCCTCCATCTACCCCGTGGCCACCGACGACTACCCCGACCTGGCCGACGCCCTGGAAAAGCTCAAGCTCAACGACGCCAGCCTCATTTACCAGAAGGACTCGTCCCAGGCTCTGGGCTTCGGCTTCCGCTGCGGTTTCTTGGGCCTGTTACACCTGGAGGTGGTGCAGGAGCGCCTGGAGCGCGAATTCGGCCTGTCGCTGATCCTCACCACCCCCAGCGTGCGCTACAACATCTTTCTGCACGACGGCACCCAGCTGGAGATCGAGAACCCGGCCTACTATCCGGACCCGGCCGGCATCGACTATTGCGAGGAGCCCTTTGTGCGGGCCTCCATCCTCATGCCCGAGCGCTACATCGGGGCGGTGATGCCCCTGTGTCTGGACCGCCGGGGCGAGAACACCAACCTGAACTACCCCAACCCCGGCCGGGTGGAGCTCAGCGTGGACCTGCCCCTGGCCGAGGTGATCTACGATTTCTACGACAAGCTCAAGACCGTCACCCAGGGCTACGGCTCCTTTGACTACGAGATGATCGGCTACCGCAGGAGCGACCTGGTGCGCCTGGATATCCTGGTAAACGGCGAAAAGGTGGACGCCCTGTCCATGCTGGTGCACTCGGAAAAGGCCCGGCCCCGGGCCCTGCACGCGGTGAACAAGCTCAAGGACACCATCCCCCGCCAACAGTTCAAGATCGCCATCCAGGGGGCCATCGGTTCCAAAATCATCGCCCGCAGCACGGTCAACGCCTATCGCAAGGACGTTACCTCCAAATGCTACGGCGGCGACGTGTCGCGTAAGCGCAAGCTGTTGGAAAAGCAAAAGGCGGGCAAAAAGCGCATGAAACTGGTTGGTAACGTGCCCATTCCCCAAAAGGCCTTTTTGGCGGTTTTGCAGAGCGATACCGACGACTGA